In Uranotaenia lowii strain MFRU-FL chromosome 2, ASM2978415v1, whole genome shotgun sequence, one genomic interval encodes:
- the LOC129743370 gene encoding probable serine/threonine-protein kinase tsuA produces the protein MHIPLAGFGSGASATAATFDINTEQLQETIRWPYEEEELLECIDREELPLMLIDMLENKCPGLFYSGCVIAEIRDYRQSFPIFTCDTYHVLLKPTNQTLLADVNLLTADGEWSAEDKVALESQLVLATAEPLCLDPNPEVGIMTINQQHRRYILNTNPIRRQAKKFSQVAINRKRKTDQFTHNFGLELSDFMTKYRAKPRQYAATKRSVVSFTLPKKPSDVSPTVRVPNLELPDLTPPAEVNVEKFARKYDGPKESRDCIPQLIEEYILETDRVASRGDTRTYHIKLSIFQRPSNSEYLGELYVDRDYRENERNGEACQFSLGTRAHAHRYIQQFTEIFTEEGRKSVKITHLVPGQVPKVLHTAGMREQNVQQQQQQQQQQQQQQQQQQQQQQQHHQQQQQAIQQQQAHIQQQISQIQQQLQSHPTHALITRLQTANPSLVSQIAAAGGNITINTANPATISTVVNQQQQQQQQVVQQQQHTQQQIITAGPAANIITIGGPSPQQQQQIQIQQHQQQQQLGNQQHATQLLTATAAGHQQIFTTCDTTNSNSTQQQQPGSQATITLQQQQQQQSQQQQAQQQQIQQIQTQPQQQTLSLSNGSLLLVQPTGQISNITTATSVSGGQSNVGQSVVTNVTGTQNIQGFTFTSASQTATIINQAGSAGTTNATTNRVPLLVRLENKASQQLQQQQQQQQQQVQQTHHVQSQQQNQSTTTTIHTNNPEINAIALSIMNSANQFRQQQQQQQQQQQQQQQQQQQQQQATVKTNSNAAIISLLNSAPAAMTNSSVLGSSLTIPVSKTPVEIHQQQQQQTHPQQHTIHHHQATGTTTISGSAAAALFNSVSGRKIQIQQQPGGAQRILNHTNLIAVSSNPAGGGIGQTQLINIQPATQQQSGDQQQQLGQIQQHPGSSIRVTMSALASQLASPPAILTTSNLPQTFNVVAATGSGNVPVGGQNFSNTANSNTTSKLIINSTNQRILNINTNNSNSSSTAAAVAAALGGAIRRVSGAAPDGSGGIQLQIQGADGIRRIASGTGNDIQLQIQGISSPGSDHSNASSSTSVSTVNQSNNNSSTGPNSGNIIFNNMTGLSALLASTTSPSSQQQQQQQQVAVSGGMMDNSSTLGGVVNPSNLGTNNNTSNSSNNNSALIERLTSSSNINLSNNLPNASPGLQFTIPSPKTPQQQSQQQQHLQIQSPASSISPLSSPPPTVTLQSQQQQQPQQRQQIQLQQQTQQQPHQTTVNLQGLNFASLHGAMASIPGLQNVQVQIPGLAQPISLSLSSAPSSGTATANVLNAQSNAPVTGGTNHHGTTTSLLVSVPVSSSGGGTCTQLGTLGAAGTSGAAGSATGSAMAGATANLLGANSQTATQTVVLANPQTSVGGSSLLSLPIAQIVTSGMKGLGQQGIRAGTPLTVSTGQPGQQIQLLNISQRPRSGQLPVVSSVTTPITAKQIAARVAQQQRNMAAGSTLKIATPITATHHGQQLGQTLNVTTSATQNQLLMTKQLQLKLQQHQQQVQQNQQAQQQQQQAQQIITTSTQPATTQIHIQQHPHLNQQAQQQLQQQVQLQQQQQQHATQQISIINSSVVSPLPLPTITPPPAPQQQPTHHQNVVNALAAGKHRRRSAADMNK, from the exons ATGCACATTCCGCTCGCTGGCTT TGGTAGTGGGGCCTCCGCTACCGCCGCCACGTTTGATATTAATACCGAACAACTCCAGGAGACGATACGGTGGCCGTATGAGGAGGAAGAACTGCTCGAATGTATCGACCGGGAGGAGCTGCCGCTGATGCTGATCGATATGCTCGAAAACAAGTGTCCTGGTCTGTTCTACTCGGGTTGTGTCATCGCGGAGATACGCGACTATCGGCAATCGTTTCCGATATTTACCTGTGATACGTACCACGTGCTGTTGAAGCCGACTAATCAG aCCCTGCTTGCAGATGTGAACCTTCTAACGGCGGATGGTGAATGGAGTGCAGAGGATAAAGTTGCGCTAGAAAGCCAGTTGGTGTTGGCGACCGCGGAACCGCTTTGTCTGGACCCCAATCCTGAGGTGGGAATCATGACTATCAATCAACAGCACCGTCGATACATTCTCAATACCAATCCGATACGGAGGCAGGCAAAGAAGTTCTCACAGGTAGCGATCAATCGGAAAAGGAAAACGGACCAGTTTACTCATAACTTTGGTCTTGAGTTGAGCGATTTCATGACAAAGTATAGGGCCAAACCCCGTCAGTACGCTGCGACCAAGCGAAGTGTAGTTAGTTTTACACTGCCCAAGAAGCCCTCGGACGTGAGTCCTACCGTTAGGGTGCCGAACTTGGAATTACCTGATCTGACCCCACCCGCTGAGGTAAATGTGGAGAAGTTTGCGAGGAAATACGACGGACCTAAGGAGAGTCGGGACTGCATACCCCAGCTTATCGAGGAGTACATTTTGGAGACGGATCGGGTAGCGAGTCGAGGTGATACTAGAACCTACCATATCAAGTTGTCGATATTCCAGCGGCCATCCAATTCGGAATATCTGGGTGAACTGTACGTGGATAGAGATTACAgggagaacgagcgcaatgggGAAGCTTGCCAATTTTCCTTGGGTACTCGAGCGCATGCACACCGATACATACAACAGTTTACGGAGATATTCACCGAAGAGGGTAGAAAATCGGTTAAAATTACTCATTTGGTTCCTGGACAAGTTCCCAAGGTATTGCATACTGCAGGAATGCGAGAACAAAATgttcaacagcaacagcagcagcagcaacaacaacagcaacagcagcaacaacaacaacagcaacaacagcaacatcatcagcaacaacaacaagcaATTCAACAGCAACAGGCTCATATCCAACagcaaatttctcaaattcaaCAACAGTTGCAGTCCCACCCTACGCATGCTTTAATCACACGACTGCAAACGGCTAATCCGTCATTGGTTTCGCAGATTGCTGCTGCTGGAGGTAACATAACTATAAACACCGCCAACCCTGCAACAATATCCACGGTTgttaatcagcagcagcaacagcagcaacaagttgttcagcagcagcaacacacACAGCAGCAAATCATAACTGCAGGACCTGCGGCAAACATCATAACAATTGGTGGTCCGTcaccccaacaacagcaacaaattcaaatacagcaacatcaacaacagcaacagttGGGCAACCAACAGCATGCGACGCAGCTTCTAACGGCAACTGCTGCCGGTCATCAGCAAATTTTCACCACCTGTGATACCACCAACAGCAATTCcactcaacagcagcagcccgGCAGTCAAGCGACCATCACTctacaacagcaacagcagcaacaatccCAGCAACAGCAAGCCCAACAGCAACAAATTCAGCAAATTCAAACTCAACCACAACAGCAAACGCTTAGCCTCAGCAATGGGTCGCTTCTACTGGTGCAGCCGACGGGACAGATTTCCAATATAACTACCGCCACCAGTGTCAGCGGCGGTCAATCGAACGTTGGTCAATCTGTCGTCACCAATGTGACCGGGACGCAAAACATTCAAGGTTTTACCTTTACCTCAGCTTCTCAAACTGCCACTATCATAAATCAAGCTGGTTCAGCCGGAACAACCAATGCCACCACCAATCGTGTCCCCCTGTTGGTTCGCCTGGAGAACAAGGCCTCCCAGCAGttgcaacagcagcaacaacaacaacagcaacaggtaCAGCAAACTCATCACGTTCAATCGCAACAACAAAATCAAAGCACCACCACCACCATTCATACAAACAATCCGGAAATTAACGCAATTGCACTCAGTATAATGAATTCGGCAAATCAATTtcgacaacaacagcagcagcagcagcagcaacaacaacagcaacaacaacaacagcagcagcagcaacaagcAACCGTTAAAACCAATTCGAATGCCGCCATCATTAGTTTACTTAACAGTGCACCGGCTGCAATGACCAACTCCTCCGTACTGGGCAGTAGTCTAACGATTCCCGTTAGCAAAACACCCGTTGAGATtcatcaacagcagcaacagcaaacaCATCCACAACAGCATACCATTCACCATCACCAGGCCACGGGGACAACGACTATTTCGGGCAGTGCGGCCGCTGCTCTGTTCAACAGTGTCAGTGGTCGTAAAATACAAATTCAGCAGCAACCCGGCGGGGCCCAGAGAATACTCAACCACACCAATCTAATTGCGGTCAGCAGCAATCCGGCGGGCGGTGGGATCGGGCAAACTCAGCTGATCAACATACAGCCAGCGACACAGCAGCAATCCGGCGATCAACAGCAACAGCTCGGCCAGATTCAACAACATCCCGGCTCGAGTATCCGGGTTACCATGTCTGCCCTTGCCTCTCAGCTTGCCTCTCCTCCAGCCATTCTGACTACATCGAACCTACCGCAAACGTTCAACGTTGTTGCTGCTACCGGTTCCGGGAATGTACCAGTTGGGGGTCAAAACTTTTCCAATACCGCCAATAGTAATACCACTAGCAAACTGATAATCAATAGTACAAACCAGAGGATATTGAACATCAACACCAACAATAGCAACAGTTCATCGACGGCCGCGGCAGTTGCTGCAGCTCTAGGAGGAGCAATCCGACGGGTCAGTGGTGCCGCACCGGACGGCAGTGGTGGCATTCAACTGCAAATCCAAGGGGCCGACGGTATTCGAAGGATAGCCTCGGGTACTGGCAACGATATCCAACTGCAAATCCAAGGCATATCTTCACCCGGCAGTGACCATTCGAATGCGTCCTCTTCAACGTCTGTTTCGACCGTAAATCAGTCGAACAACAATTCAAGCACCGGACCCAACAGCGGGAATATAATCTTTAACAACATGACAGGACTGAGTGCGCTGCTTGCTTCCACCACTTCACCCTCttcccaacaacaacaacaacagcaacaggttGCCGTTTCTGGAGGGATGATGGACAATAGTTCGACACTTGGTGGTGTGGTGAATCCATCTAATCTAGGCACTAACAATAACACTAGCAACAGTAGTAATAATAATTCAGCATTAATCGAAAGACTGACTTCATCTAGTAATATAAACCTATCCAATAACCTTCCAAACGCAAGCCCAGGCTTGCAGTTTACAATACCATCGCCAAAAACACCCCAACAGCAatctcagcagcagcagcatttaCAGATCCAGTCCCCCGCCTCGTCGATATCGCCACTCTCTAGTCCTCCACCGACGGTTACGTTGCAGTcccagcaacaacaacaaccccaACAACGGCAGCAAATTCAACTGCAACAGCAAACACAGCAGCAACCCCACCAGACGACCGTCAACCTACAGGGATTGAACTTTGCCAGTTTGCACGGTGCTATGGCGTCCATTCCCGGACTACAGAACGTGCAG GTTCAAATACCGGGACTTGCACAGCCGATTTCGCTATCCCTTTCTTCCGCTCCGTCCTCCGGCACGGCAACGGCAAATGTGCTAAACGCACAGAGCAACGCACCCGTTACCGGGGGCACCAATCATCACGGGACGACGACCAGCCTGCTGGTGTCGGTTCCGGTGTCCAGTTCCGGCGGTGGAACCTGCACACAACTCGGTACGCTTGGTGCAGCCGGCACATCCGGTGCAGCTGGTTCTGCAACTGGATCCGCCATGGCTGGTGCCACGGCCAACCTTCTGGGTGCCAACTCCCAAACTGCAACTCAAACCGTGGTGCTTGCCAATCCACAAACCAGTGTTGGCGGATCCAGTTTGCTTTCTCTGCCCATCG CTCAAATTGTTACCTCGGGAATGAAAGGACTGGGTCAGCAGGGCATACGGGCCGGAACGCCACTCACGGTCAGCACCGGCCAGCCCGGCCAGCAGATACAGCTGCTGAACATTAGCCAGAGACCGCGCAGTGGCCAACTGCCGGTGGTGTCTTCCGTTACCACGCCCATCACAGCAAAGCAGATTGCGGCACGCGTGGCCCAGCAGCAGCGCAACATGGCGGCCGGATCGACGCTGAAAATTGCCACCCCAATCACAG CTACACATCACGGGCAGCAGCTTGGTCAAACGTTGAACGTGACGACTAGTGCGACTCAAAATCAGCTGTTAATGACGAAGCAGCTGCAATTGAAGTTGCAACAGCACCAGCAACAGGTGCAACAAAACCAGCAGgcacaacaacagcagcagcaagccCAGCAAATTATCACCACTTCAACTCAACCGGCCACTACTCAGATACACATTCAGCAGCATCCGCATCTGAATCAACAGGCCCAACAGCAGCTGCAACAACAGGTGCAactgcagcagcaacagcagcagcatgcAACCCAGCAGATCAGCATCATAAATAGTAGTGTGGTGTCGCCGCTGCCGTTGCCCACCATCACGCCCCCGCCAGCACCGCAACAACAACCTACTCACCACCAGAATGTGGTCAACGCACTGGCTGCAGGTAAACATCGGCGAAGGTCTGCAGCGGACATGAATAAGTAA
- the LOC129746354 gene encoding tRNA (uracil-5-)-methyltransferase homolog A-like, translating into MDVELENRDPPVEVETVGNEVAPSEPSEVNQDEYAYLDATGFTSERFKIEIKNLPKYYGISELKKLLNKKLNLATSKIKIMDRGCPFIFVCFRGEPERQNAIKAVNGYSWKGKTLTAVEAKPSPDPLVKRRREAERDPMEVIKKRKTVEESVTSLAYLSYDYQIKQKQSEMQNILVKFSDEVWKNCPNLRPYVEAQRKEYEGMICPLEEIRRSPKIDGYRNKCEFSIGKNSQGEVTIGFRMGAYCKGVVEVEGIANLKHISDKMKGSVQLFEEFVRASKYEPYSAELYTGHFRLLTVRTSSATGQVMVIVGFHPQQLTADELKDLKSSIVDCLTSEKAKQIGISSVYFEPMEKKTSGSEERPMEHLSGDTHIVEEIHGLKFRISPKAFFQINTPGTEVLYQSAIDMASTDDKTTILDICCGTGTIGLCFARHCKQVFGVEIIDQAIEDAKHNAELNDVKNCNFFAGNADDLIMSLVRKANVQEGEKLVAIVDPPRAGLHVRSITQLRNARGLNRLIYVSCSPKSALKNWFDLVRPASKTLRGSPFVAKKAIAVDLFPHTPHTELMILFEREPDTDAEGAVTTVDN; encoded by the exons ATGGATGTCGAATTGGAAAATCGTGACCCTCCTGTAGAAGTTGAGACAGTAGGGAACGAAGTGGCACCCTCGGAGCCTTCAGAAGTTAACCAGGACGAGTACGCCTATCTGGATGCTACCGGCTTCACCTCTGAACGGTTCAAGATCGAAATCAAAAACCTTCCCAAGTATTACGGAATTAGC GAACTGAAAAAACTGCTAAACAAGAAACTCAATCTAGCGACGAGCAAAATAAAGATCATGGACCGGGGCTGCCCGTTCATTTTCGTTTGCTTCCGCGGCGAGCCCGAGCGGCAGAACGCTATTAAGGCGGTCAACGGCTACTCGTGGAAGGGGAAAACGCTGACCGCTGTCGAAGCGAAACCCTCGCCGGATCCACTGGTTAAAAGGCGGCGGGAAGCAGAAAGGGACCCAATG GAGGTAATCAAAAAACGCAAAACCGTTGAAGAATCGGTGACATCTTTGGCGTATCTGAGCTACGATTATCAGATCAAACAGAAACAATCGGAAATGCAAAACATTCTGGTAAAGTTTTCCGACGAGGTTTGGAAGAACTGCCCGAATCTACGTCCGTATGTCGAAGCTCAACGAAAGGAGTACGAAGGGATGATCTGTCCGCTGGAAGAAATCCGACGCTCTCCCAAGATCGATGGATACCGGAACAAGTGTGAATTTTCCATCGGTAAAAATAGCCAGGGCGAGGTGACGATCGGCTTCCGGATGGGCGCTTACTGCAAGGGCGTTGTTGAGGTCGAAGGAATCGCgaatttgaaacatatttcgGACAAAATGAAGGGCAGTGTTCAGCTGTTTGAGGAATTTGTACGCGCCTCAAAATATGAACCATATAGCGCCGAGCTCTATACTGGTCACTTCCGGCTGCTTACGGTTCGAACTTCCAGTGCAACCGGCCAAGTGATGGTGATTGTTGGCTTCCACCCACAACAGTTGACCGCTGACGAGCTTAAAGATTTGAAATCTTCCATTGTCGATTGTCTGACTAGCGAAAAGGCTAAACAAATTGGAATCAGCTCGGTATACTTTGAACCAATGGAAAAAAAGACATCCGGTAGCGAAGAACGTCCCATGGAGCACCTCAGCGGCGATACCCACATTGTGGAAGAAATTCATGGTTTGAAGTTTCGCATCAGCCCGAAGGCATTTTTCCAGATTAACACGCCCGGCACTGAAGTCCTCTATCAATCTGCCATCGATATGGCCAGCACAGATGACAAAACGACCATTCTGGACATTTGCTGCGGAACGGGAACTATTGGGTTGTGCTTCGCCCGACACTGCAAGCAAGTTTTCGGGGTGGAGATTATTGATCAGGCAATCGAGGACGCCAAACATAATGCCGAGTTGaatgatgttaaaaattgtaacttCTTTGCCGGAAACGCCGATGATTTGATTATGTCATTGGTGCGAAAAGCTAACGTCCAGGAAGGAGAAAAATTAGTTGCAATCGTTGATCCTCCGAGGGCCGGCCTTC ACGTCCGTTCCATCACCCAGCTGCGCAACGCTCGGGGCCTAAACCGATTAATATACGTTTCCTGTTCTCCCAAAAGTGCGCTCAAGAATTGGTTCGATCTGGTGCGGCCGGCTTCCAAAACGCTCCGTGGATCTCCGTTTGTGGCCAAGAAGGCCATTGCCGTGGATCTGTTTCCCCATACGCCGCACACTGAGCTGATGATTCTGTTCGAACGGGAACCGGACACGGACGCTGAGGGAGCGGTTACAACTGTTGATAACTAA